The genomic segment AATTTTGtattgctacatgtacatgtatatagcagGAAAGAAGACTGGTTTTTTTtgcctgaattaaaatttattaactgCATCTACATGTACTATTACCCAGTAAGTGGTGACAGTCTGCATGTTGTCgtattatatatgaaaaaataatcaaaatatcacaatttagaatttaaatagAATTGTCCATCTAACATTTGTCTAAATGAATACTATCTGTCTACATGTACATgactttatgttttgtttttttttctgttgtagaACATCACAGCAGAAGACACTTTCCCTACATTTATTTAATGTTGTGGCTGTTGTTGACAGGGTAATTCCCACTCAAACAGGACATGCAGGAAATGATGTAGAGCCTGATCTTGATATAGAGAAATTTCTGCCATCAGTTGAGGAACAGCAAATCTTGATGGATGAACTTGTGTTTATTTTCGCTACCTCCATTATCATTAACATTCCTCAAATGAAAAAAGAGTTCTACAAAGTTTACCCTAAACATAAGACACATGATTATAGTGCACAGGCAGGAATGAAAACAAAACAGGTAAATACTTTCATGAAATCTGagataatgtaaaaaaaatgtacagccttgcatgtattttttttcagaatgattGAAAAATCAACGTCATTCATTAGTCACAAATATATGTTTATGAAAACATTTGGTTTCTGAACATTGACTTCAGTGTTTATAAGCAAATGGATCTCTAAGAAATTTAACCACatggttcaataccacaaaacaAATGTTTTGGATTGATTTGGGGGGCTATGGTCCCAACCTTTTAGGAATTTATGGCCAGAATGGGACCAAAATGTGTATTTGTCTAGTTTCCTGATAAAAACttataagtgtatggatctctctgaaattgtaccacaaggttccatacctgGATACACATATGGTATCTATTCAGAATGTTCACTCAGAGTACCATGTAATATTTTAAGACCTTAAATCTTAATCAGTTTAAACGGTCAAGAgctttttgtacaaaaaacaactaaaactacatgtaattaaacatgtttaaatatacaTGGTATGCAAAACGTTGTtttacattcttttaattttagttttattttgtaGTATCCACTTGGATTATTTGACACCAATGAGACAAAAACAGCTGAGGTAATACACCTTCTTAGAGATCTGCAGACAAAATATGTACCATACCATGATGAGGAAATAGTTGAACCTGTCTTTTTTGGGGGTAATGAACATATtgtctttattttgattttaagattttaaaaaattgtctttgtatggcctgcaacaatgagcataacccataccacaaagtcagccacaccactttcagcactattggcgATTCCTTTGTGTTGACAAGCTAATGATTCAGTATTTCGACTACTATGACCATTTAGCAACTAAGGGAGGCCAGGTATTTATAAACACTTTCGGTACTGTTTTATAATGGATATACTGTAGAATAATCTAATCTTGCATAAAGGTGCATATTTTGTAATTTGGTCAACACTTTTAATTTGTAAAGTACTAAATAAACAAACCATTACATATATAATCATAATTAGATATTTGTACAAGTGAACCGCTTTGAACATTGTagttttatacatgtactaactatattattattaattgCATACTTTACAGGAGATAGGTTGACAGATGAACGAATCCAATGCGCCCAACAAGCAATGTTAAATGAAGAAACAAAAACATCGCGACTTGAAGGCTTCATTTCCAAAATAGAAGATTTTCATCGCCTCATGAATTTTTTAGAGGTAATTTAAACTACGCTATATAATAACAACAATgtttctatttatagccaaaaacaaaactattagaTCATTTGAACCAAAGGTTAGAGTGATCTGTTACAGCTGCTTCATCCATTTGTCAATTGTGACAAATTCTATTATCAATGCATCACAACTTAAATATAGGACAGATAAATACcagataaaattcaaaatatgatatttcatagtattttgggggaaataaaattaagaaagaaaatggggaatgtgtcaaagcgacaacaaccagaccatagagcagacaacagccgaaggcccccaatgggtcttcaatgtagcccGCAcctggaggtgtccttcagctggccccttaaaaaatatgtatactagttcagtgataatggaagtcatacttaactccaaattatacacaagaaactaaaattaaaaatcatatacaagagtaacaaaggccagaggctccagacttgggacaggcgcaaaattgtggcgggattaaacatgtttatgagatctcaaccctccccctattcctctagccaatgtagtaaagtaaatccacttaaaaaaaaaatattatctccTCATTTTTGAAATTAGTGCACGTAATATTAGATTAATTAAGCAgtattataaaaacaatattgctTACTGGTAGGTGCTCAAATAACAGATTGTATTTGACATTATATCTtctatttatattgtttttatatgatGAAAAGAATTACCGTAATAGGTGCCAAAAAGGCGTAATTGGTGTACAAGTTCAAGTAAAAATTGTGTCGACATGTTTTGGTTGTATCTTGGTTCTACAAAGCTTTTCACTCAAATTAGTGATCTCATTAAAAATCAGTAAATAAATAATCagtgacatttttataaatgaataagtTTACTTGTAGGCAATCTGCAGGCTTACATACAACATAGACTCAGCTGGAGACAGAGGGACTGCACACTATTTCAGGAATCTCCTTAATGCCAGGAATGTGAAGGGTGAAGTCCGTAATGCATACCGACCATACAGACTCTTATATTATACAATTTTGGATGCTATGAgttgtgttttatttcttcaaaaatttgaCAAAGGCCTTGATGACCAAATACCATTACCAGAtggtttttcaaatttttcatcaGATGAAAAAATCAACTGGCTTAATAATATATGCAAGGACATTTTAGAGACAAATTTCTTTGAGTCTGACAATGACATAATGAAAGAGTTGAGAGAAATATTAACAGATGACACTCATCCTGAGAACTATTACCTTTCCAACATACATGAAGGCGACGGCAGAGTAAAATGTCATTATTGtgaaaaaacatatgcatatgtTGGTTCTCTTAAAGCTCATGAGGAAAGTGTTCATAATGCAAAACCTCCGCCTATAAAAAGTGCTAATACTAAAGTAAGTGATGAAGTTGGACACTACTGTCGTCTTCTTTTTAAACTGACATTGCTTCACAAGAATTTGGATTCAGCAGTTGATATGGCTGACGGTAAACGCAGTGTTCGTTCTGCAAAATATGAATTACCAATATATGTGAAAACACATAAAACCAAATATGCTATTGGTTCAATCCATTTAATCGCTTTAAAAGAGGGAATTTTGAAAAGCGATCAGCAAGAGCGATTTATTGCAAATAGGTGTATTAATCTACAGGgaggaaaaaataataatatggcACTAGATGAGTATGTGGAATTATTAAACAGATATACCAAAAATGCCAGCTCTGGTTTTCAGACTAAAGAAAGTATAATCCTCCACTCCAAAGAATTTCCAAACATCATAAATTTTGTGCAACATTTCGATTCATTCTGTAACGTGTCTGTTCGAAAGGGATTTCATCATCTTCCCTCATATGCTGAAGATGTGAAAAAAATAGTAAATGAACTTATTGATATGAAGGCATTCAGTTGTGTAGAGGACAGAAAACTCAAATGCAAGGCTGTAATAGTAAACAAAGATATATTTGATGATTGCTTTAACAGTTTTGGTACTCTTGTTCAAAGACACAAACCAATAGTTGCATTTCATCGTCttagaaataaacacatttaatgttaaatgcttcagtttcatatctcagaaaatgtatatatttatataaataagaagatgtggtatgagtgccaatgagataactctccatccaagtcacaatgtcataaaagtttaaaatatatatttgagcaAATgtagtaaattcagaaattatgttTGGTTTCTAGTTACTTTTGCGAACCTTTAAAAATCTATGGCAAGACTAATTAAATGTGATTTCTGTACATGCATAAGAATATCTTGAAGAAAGTGGACTATCATTGTTTTACTGTTATATTAtatgactatgctgtatgggctttgctcattgttgaaggcaatacagtgacatatagttgttaatttctgtgtcattttggttttttgaaATTTCATCCAATATGGTCGCCATGGTGAGACATAGTTCATTATAGGACCCAGGTCACCCTACAGGAAAATCACTTAACAATCTCTTGTCAGAATTCAGAAAAGAAATTGTAGGAAATACatataccttacaatcattccataaattaaaaaaagttcacCAAGTAGATTCTTTATTGTATCTGATCATGAAAAACaggccaaaaaagaaaaaaaaaaattgaacaatgaACAAAGAGGTTTAGGTCAGATGATAACTGCCAGACACACATATACACCTTACAgacattccatacaccaaatataattccatacaccaaatataatggACTGaacacttatacatgtacatgtagtatctgagaaatagtccaaaaccaaaactgaccaatgaaccataaaaactAGGTCATTGAATACCTGGTTTTTTCAAGAGTAATTTTttgggattaatataagttgcaaaacttgtttcccaatccactataaataaatatgtttaaatttattAACAACGTTGAACACAGTGTCTTGCTAAAAGCAGGAATTGCTTGCCTTTTTGGAATACATGAGTTTGCACCCGAGTCTGGTTTCATTGTTTGTCATTGTGTGGTTTTTTTATGCTCTGTAAGCATGGTACATGAAAGTGATTATTGATGaataataattttctattttatgcCACAGCCTTTGTGTAGAAGGGTGAGGTTATAAGGTGTTTACTATCTATCTCTGTATATGTTCATGATCATGTACAATCACATACTGGTTTAAAATTTTGGTGATTaatgtaacattttaaaaataaatatagttcAAGTTACAAGGTTTTATTCATTCTAATCTAAATCTAGATCCATTATTAGTGATAAGTCTACACTGTCTAAATAGTCAAACAAATCATAAGATTCAGTGTCTTCATCAGAGGAGGTATCACAAGGGTCTTCACTACTACTAGCGATCATCTTGAAAAGCTTTTCTAATTCTGTTGTCTTGCATGACCCACATAGACATTTAGAAGCACACAAGTCACAACAGGAATGTAAACCTGTAGTTTTTTTCTCTTCTTCAAGTTCTGTTTTTGACATAAAAGGTGCCAATAATGAAATTCTGCGACATTCAGTTGCCTTAAATAGATCTTTAACCTCAGTCTCAACATCTCTCAAATGGTAGGAATTATGAAGAAGAAGTGCAACTGCCTCTTTTCCATCACGCCCTACACGACCAATTTCTTGAATAAGATCTACTATAGTTTTTGGTGCACCATAAATTATGACATTGGAAAAGCCAATCATATCTATACCCATTCCTAAGGCGCTTGTTGCTATCACAACTTTAATACTACTTGTTGGATCTTTTAAACATTCCATTATTCTTTTTTTACTGTCAGGCGAAGTTTCAGAATGGAACATCTGGACTtctttacaatttggaatttccGTTGATATATATGCATAAATGTTAGCTGCATCCTTGATTGATGTACAATATATCATTGTTTTGGGTAAAGCTTTGTCACAGAGTCCATCAactaggtgacatgtttatggcctaattaacaccttcgATGGTCTTTAACCGGTtaatcactttatcatgggttaattagtgttatcactacgatttacaccgGTCAAATTGAATGTTTACTTTACAATTTCCTCAATCCAGACCATTTATAACCTTTGTTTCTTAAAAggcttttatttaatttattttttttagaaaactaaaatccacgaatttaaaaacccacgaacatttTAATATTCCTCAaaccacgaattaaagtactttcacagtatatgaATTTTTTGCAAATCTAAAATAGACTAATAATATATTCTGGTATTATAAACATGTATACaagctattattttatttttcctgtacatgtattgtttatttttcctattaatagatataggaagatgtggtatgcgtgtcaatcagacaactctccatccaaataacaatttataaatgtaaatgtaaagcattataggtcaatgtaccgCCTTCAACACGGCATGTTAAATATCAATATATCAAAGATGCAAGTACAATTACACACATGGGTGATCACCTTTTAATCTATAAATGAACACGGAAAATGATGATTCAGTATGgattatgctcattgttgaagactgtactctgtaattgttaatttctgtgtatttGGTCTCTTTTGCAGAgttctcattggcaaacatatcaTATCTTCTAATTTTATTAGGTAAAGAGCAATCTGTCTCAACAGTCTGCTGTTCAGATTGTGACCTATTTAATTTGCAAAGAATTTTCAATTGTAGTTGTCTAGTTAGAAGGAACTTGGCTCACTTTTCAAAGACTGCCAGAGTACCCAACATGCCCAAGTgcataccattttttttataggGTCAGTGTCTCTAGTTGTTCCAATGGCTTGATTATCCTTCTTTAAAGGTATTGTGTTTGGTCATGAcacaataaattatttttgaagtGGGTacatttactttgttttatttttttctatacgtTTTTATATTCTATAGTCAGTAAAAGGCTCAcaagagcttatgtttgtatgttttatgcCATACTGAATCAAAATAAAGTTGTATCATAAATTTAAGACCCCCCTTTTCACATCGTGAATTTGTTATAGAAGTTTTATAATGGTCTACTGCAGCTTAATGTGTATATGCACCTGTGTATTCTGCTTTGATGCCAGGAATATTCCTCAAACGTTGGGTTTGATCCTGCATTAGTGCAACCAAAGGACTGCATACAACCACTTTGGCATCGTCAATACCCAATTCCCGCTTGATTGATACTAGCATCTGATATGGTAGAGACTTCCCGTAACCCGTTGGTAACACTCCAATGCAATCTTTACTTGACAGTAATGCATCCAGCATCTTTCTTTGTTCCAATTTCAGTGTATCTATgttgaaatttaataatactttgcCAATCGCTTGTTCTAACTTCTGTTCCGCCATTTTGCTTTCGCTGCCGAGGATCTTACATTACAACGATTTTGATTGGTCGATATTTTAATTAGAATGCATATCAAAAAGGTCGTCGGGACATGACCCAATATCGAGTTGGTTCAGATGTTAGTGGAGGGTAGCGTATCAGAACAtcggattttaatgagattgATGAAAATTAGGCATGAATCAATATATTGTAATGGTAACATTTTGaaacttttctaaaatgtttGCTCGTTAGAATTACATTTGGCTCATTATACTTGTAttggtgaaattttaaaattgttataatgaTAATTTAATCTTAATACAATCTTAataatttaaatagaaaaatatttgacattgaaataatgatatttgaattattatatttCAAGGTTGGGGTGGAAGAAGATATTATCGAGGAACCCGTTGGCCAACAGTAACCCCTGTCGCAAACCCTGCCGCAAACCCCTGCCGCAGCTGCTGCCGCCTTCCTTAGTATGTTTATTAAAATGATAttcatataataatatttgtagtgttaacattttaaattgttaGAATAATTGTTCAATCTGTATTATTTTGATGGCAATTTATTTGCCCAATTAGAGTTTTGttagaaatattatatttttttcaaatggtaaCATTTTGAAATTGCTAAAATAAGAGTTCAATCTTGATACAATCTTTACAGTTTAGTgaaatttttttgtcattgtgaAAAAATTAATGGCATTTTTCTATTTCAAGGAAATGATAGAAGAAGAACTTTAGCTGCAGCCTGTGTCGCAGCCGCTACCGCTGCTCAAAGTATGATTAGTAAAATGATATCTAAAtcgtaatatttgttttaataacattttaaaattggtACAATAATAGTTCAATCTTAATAACGTCAATGCTAAAACTTTCACTCTACtagaattatttttgaaatttaatatttttataatgataacATTTCGAAATTGTGTGAACATTAGTTTAATCCTCATAGATTTAAtgacaaaatgtttgatattgtaagactgatattttaaaattttctctTTGAAGGTGTTTGTCTTCCAAATGCGTTGGCAGTTACCCCTGCCTGTGCCGCAGCCGATTTACGTGCTCAAAGTATGAATATTAAAATGATATTTGAATCGTAATGTTTCttgtaataacattttaaaattgttacaataATAGTTCAATCTTTATAAATGCAATGATAACAGGTTTGCCCTATTAGAATTATGTTTGAAATGTTATATTTCTATTGGTAACATAATAAAATTgttagaaaaataattaaatcttcataaaatctCTATAGATTTAATGAAAAATGATTGACATTGTAAGAATGATATTTGAAAATTTCTATTTGAAGCTGTTTGTGGAACAAGAATTTAAGCTGGTGTTCAAggtatgtttatttaaataatatttgaatCGTACAATTGataatagaaatggggaatgtgtcaaagagacaacaacccgaccaaagagcataagGCCGAAGGCCACCAACATACTTAACACAATGCATATGTCTGAGCAACACGAGACCTTCATCATGACTTTTAAACAAATAGTTGCATCTGTGCGAGaagaattttataataaaaactaacgatcaacaaaataagaaatatatttcaCATGAACAAATATCTTAAGACACATCCAAATCTCATATTTTTAAACATAGTTATATGCATACAGGAGGAGTTAGTTTGGGAGGTTAATTAGGAGGCGGTTTAGGATGAAGTCTTAAGGGAAATGCTGGAggaattttacataaaaaatgggggatgaaacattaaaattaaattcatttaaattgtacaattaaataaaatatccatATGAATACATTGTACAAGGATTCCcaattaccagtaattactattACTTTTTGTAGAAAATAAGATGCACACACATGAAAGCAAGGtccaaaatttagaaaatgaccttgtcatttgaccttgacacCCATTATTCTTTAGGTGGACCAATGACCCCAAATCAAAGTACCCTAGATGGATCGAATCCATAATGCACCAGCTGTGTTGATTATGAAAGTAGAGGACCATagaataaatttgtaaaaaactatggagttattaaatgtataaaaaatattaattttcaaagaacttattgtttGAAAAAAGGGACTTTATACCGCGAGGAACCGCATCACAAAATGATTTTCGGGATGTggtaatttacagaaaaatgaatCAAACTTCGTACCCTGAAAATTTAACCACAcatgtgaaaatgtctcagcttcgaaacgagctatcatacatatccaagtttacaatatggactgagctacagaagaaaatgttaacattaacGCCTATGGAAAATTCATTAAGCCTACTGACCCAGATCTCGATCACTTACGCTTCATGGGTGTATATACCACTCATGTCAAATACTAAAGGGGAAATAACTGTCATATAGAGTCTCGTTATCGTTTCcactaaaatttgataaaaacattttgaagattTAACGAAccatttgtgaaaataaatttgtcgatTTCTTTAACGGTTACGAACTTAAACTGCCTTgttgttaacaaaacaaaacatgatcaTACACCTTCTTTGAATACATCTATCCGACTTTGTTTTCTGTATGCATTTAAAGAGTAAGTCCAGTCCTTTACCAGTAACACTTAATATGTCCTAAAACTTAATATGTCCTAAAACTTAATTTGTTATTAAcacgttaaaaataaaaaagggaaaataaataATTCCCATTTTTGCCCGGTTTTGATATTAACTTTTTACATGAAGAATATGTACATTAATTTGTACAATAAGgacattaaatacaaaaataatcatGAATTCGTTAGATTCTTCTCATTTTATTTGGAAGAGAGTTTTGATACTCAAAGATAGTTACTTCAATTtgtataaaacagatttttttccaCCTTAAATAGTATGTTTACTTCTATAACAGTCTAATCTAAAGAGTATTGACACTCTTTGTTGTATGGTGTTCTTTTATTTCTTGACTTCAAGAGCACGGCCTAGTACTATAAGTACCATGTATAATACCACAAAGTACTACTACTCTAGTTATAGCTCTTTTTACTAAAGAGTATCAATACTGcttacatttttcaaaaatagCAATACTCGAAAAAGCGTTACCTACCTCCAACGTTAGAAAACTCCTGTGATTATTTTTCTAGAACCATTTTTTAGCATCTAGACAGAGTATCGATACTCTTTGTAACTGTTTTCTAATTTAAGAGATTCGAAATTCTTCAAAACAGGTTTCTACAATGAGCATAATTAGAGTATTGATACTTTTGGAAATATATTTCTAACTTGAGAGAATCAAtatgcttttaaaatattttctactttGAGAGTATCGATACTCTTTTAAACAGTTATCCACCTCGAGAGTATCGATACTCTTTGAAATAGGTTTTATACCATGAATATATTGAGAGTATCGTTTTATACCATGAATATATTGAGAGTATCGATACTCTTTGAAATAGGTTTTATACCATAAGTATATTGAGAGTATCGATACTCTTTGAAAAATGGTATTTACCTCGAGAGTATCGATACTCTTTTAAACAGCTTTCTACTTTGGATATCCATACGCTTTTAAAAGGTTTCTACCATGAGCATATTCAGAGTATCGATACTCTTTTAACACATAGTATGATTAGAGTATCGATACTCTTTTAACACGTGTTCCTACTTTGAGTATGATGAGAGTATCGATACTCTTTTTAAACATGTTTCTACCTTGGGTATTATGAGAGTATCGAtattattttatctattttacgttttaaaaaaaaccatggaaagattttgaaaaaaataaggacTAATATAAGACTATCCGAGATATTTATTGCTGCCTTCGGTCCATAGATACGAATGGAGTACACTAAAAAGTCGCAAAAGTTGAACTTTGAACATTAAATCTTTTAAAGCATGACAGCGTATAGCATCATGATGGATTGAGTAAAGTTCCCGAGAAAAAATGCAACCAAAATGTAACGGCGTGAGACGGACAGCAACACATTCAAATGTATTGCTTCTTTCTATGTGGTAAAAACAAGAATATAAATGAAGTTCATAATTTTTATATACTAAGtaacatgaaccccatcaaaaacaggaggtatctcaggtgctccggaaggataagcagatttattccacatgtggcacctgtcgtgttgctccgGTTAAAAGGGTCTCAATGACTATCAAAACAAtagaatatatattattatgtaaacaTTGACTGGAGAGAGTTCTATTTCGATTCTTTGAACATCATTCAAAAAGAGTCGAGCATTGATGCGTGTAAAAGTACTACCTTATTAATTGAGAATAATACAACTTTAGACAAGATCGCTATTTTAGTGTCTtggattttcaacttttttaataGAGTCCCCGTTTAGTGATCATCATCTCCAATAaggaataatttaattttgggtGTAAAGCGTcatctgattggctgacgttattttgttatgaactcataaacataatttagtcatgtgcccgtgacgtcatcaacgttttttcatggttttctacggtttaaaatggaaattataagaaataacgcgcgttattcagtatgcaccacattttttatgtctcaaatatattataactagATCAACTATGCCACACGCTCCAATATTTAACCTTTATTCTGTATGATTCCACGTTTTATGCATGCAAAATAttaggaaaaaaacaaataaattcattGTTGTATATAAGTACATATTTTATTGCTTGATCATTATGAAcgctattttgaaataaagattaaataTTATATCTTGTATTTTGTGTGTAAACATTACAATGTATAAACTTTTAATCATGTTTGCTTTGATATTAATAAGTTAATCTGATAGAATTAGTGTGTATAATTTAACGGAGACCTATCAAAtaacatgataaaaacaaaaacaaacctaACGAAGAGAagagaaataaaatattatacatcaTTATACAATATTGTATCTGTTTGACAACTGCACGTTAGAAATAATTGCCGATAGTAATCGTCGATCTCTGCCGTCAATCCAAGTACGATTGATGCCAGATTTTGATATTCTACTTTTAAGATgtgttttcaataatattttctgcaatgttttatgaataaaaaaaagtttaaaaacacATATGTTCGAAGATGGATAATAAAGTTCCTCAAGACTGATTTCCATATCTGGATTAAAAGGTCCACCAAATACTGATTCCTTTAGATCGTGTGTACGTGCCCTCACCCTCAATTATTGACAAtaatctgaaaaaataaatgttattttttggacaaaatgttatcaaaatattTGCAGATGTTGCGTCCTGCAATGACTTGCATTGTATAATACTGTCTGAGAAACTGAAAACTGCTTCACAGAAAAACTGTCTTAAAT from the Mytilus edulis unplaced genomic scaffold, xbMytEdul2.2 SCAFFOLD_1819, whole genome shotgun sequence genome contains:
- the LOC139505092 gene encoding ATP-dependent DNA helicase RecQ-like, encoding MAEQKLEQAIGKVLLNFNIDTLKLEQRKMLDALLSSKDCIGVLPTGYGKSLPYQMLVSIKRELGIDDAKVVVCSPLVALMQDQTQRLRNIPGIKAEYTGAYTH
- the LOC139505091 gene encoding uncharacterized protein; this translates as MDELVFIFATSIIINIPQMKKEFYKVYPKHKTHDYSAQAGMKTKQYPLGLFDTNETKTAEVIHLLRDLQTKYVPYHDEEIVEPVFFGGDRLTDERIQCAQQAMLNEETKTSRLEGFISKIEDFHRLMNFLEAICRLTYNIDSAGDRGTAHYFRNLLNARNVKGEVRNAYRPYRLLYYTILDAMSCVLFLQKFDKGLDDQIPLPDGFSNFSSDEKINWLNNICKDILETNFFESDNDIMKELREILTDDTHPENYYLSNIHEGDGRVKCHYCEKTYAYVGSLKAHEESVHNAKPPPIKSANTKVSDEVGHYCRLLFKLTLLHKNLDSAVDMADGKRSVRSAKYELPIYVKTHKTKYAIGSIHLIALKEGILKSDQQERFIANRCINLQGGKNNNMALDEYVELLNRYTKNASSGFQTKESIILHSKEFPNIINFVQHFDSFCNVSVRKGFHHLPSYAEDVKKIVNELIDMKAFSCVEDRKLKCKAVIVNKDIFDDCFNSFGTLVQRHKPIVAFHRLRNKHI
- the LOC139505093 gene encoding putative ATP-dependent DNA helicase Q1 → MIYCTSIKDAANIYAYISTEIPNCKEVQMFHSETSPDSKKRIMECLKDPTSSIKVVIATSALGMGIDMIGFSNVIIYGAPKTIVDLIQEIGRVGRDGKEAVALLLHNSYHLRDVETEVKDLFKATECRRISLLAPFMSKTELEEEKKTTGLHSCCDLCASKCLCGSCKTTELEKLFKMIASSSEDPCDTSSDEDTESYDLFDYLDSVDLSLIMDLDLD